In the Pseudomonas orientalis genome, one interval contains:
- a CDS encoding thiamine pyrophosphate-dependent dehydrogenase E1 component subunit alpha: MSTHLCTDQLLHAYTVMRTIRDFEERLHVEFATGEIPGFVHLYAGQEACAAGVMAHLNDDDCIASNHRGHGHCIAKGVDVFGMMAEIYGKKTGVCGGKGGSMHIADQEKGMLGANGIVGAGAPLAAGAALAAKLKGSQGVAVAFFGDGGSNEGAVFEAMNLASIMKLPCLFVAENNGYAEATGAGWSVACQDIAERAAGFGMPGVIVDGNDFFAVHAALGVAVERARQGDGPTLVEVKLSRFYGHFEGDAQTYRGADEVKNLRENADCLALFRQRCNAEGWLDAAQFERIDGEVAQLIEDAVRLAKTDPKPQPADLLSDVYVAYR; this comes from the coding sequence ATGTCCACCCACCTGTGCACCGATCAATTGCTGCATGCCTATACCGTGATGCGCACCATCCGCGACTTCGAAGAGCGTCTGCACGTGGAGTTCGCCACTGGCGAAATTCCCGGTTTCGTTCACTTGTACGCAGGCCAGGAAGCCTGTGCCGCCGGGGTCATGGCGCACCTCAACGACGATGATTGCATCGCGTCCAACCACCGTGGCCACGGCCATTGCATCGCCAAGGGTGTCGATGTGTTCGGCATGATGGCGGAGATCTATGGCAAAAAAACCGGCGTATGCGGCGGCAAGGGCGGCTCCATGCACATCGCCGATCAGGAGAAGGGCATGCTCGGTGCCAACGGCATTGTCGGTGCTGGCGCGCCCTTGGCTGCCGGCGCGGCGCTGGCCGCCAAGCTCAAGGGTAGCCAAGGCGTGGCCGTGGCTTTTTTTGGCGATGGTGGCTCCAACGAAGGGGCGGTATTCGAAGCGATGAACCTTGCGTCGATCATGAAACTGCCGTGTCTGTTTGTCGCTGAAAACAATGGTTACGCCGAAGCCACCGGCGCCGGCTGGTCGGTAGCATGCCAAGACATAGCCGAGCGCGCCGCGGGGTTTGGCATGCCGGGCGTGATCGTTGACGGCAATGATTTTTTCGCCGTGCATGCAGCATTGGGCGTCGCCGTGGAGCGGGCGCGCCAAGGCGACGGGCCGACGCTGGTCGAGGTCAAGTTGAGCCGTTTCTACGGCCACTTCGAGGGTGATGCGCAAACCTATCGCGGCGCCGACGAAGTGAAAAACCTGCGCGAAAACGCTGATTGCCTGGCCTTGTTCCGTCAGCGCTGCAACGCCGAAGGCTGGCTCGATGCAGCACAGTTCGAGCGCATCGATGGTGAAGTGGCACAACTGATCGAAGACGCGGTACGCCTGGCCAAAACCGATCCCAAGCCTCAGCCCGCCGACCTGCTCAGTGACGTCTATGTGGCTTACCGCTGA
- a CDS encoding alpha-ketoacid dehydrogenase subunit beta, with protein MARKISYQQAINEALAQEMGRDQSVFIIGQDVAGGTGSPGEQDAWGGVLGVTKGLHPQFPGRVLDAPLSEVGYVGMAVGAATRGMRPVCELMFVDFIGCCLDQLLNQAAKFRYMFGGKTTTPLVIRAMYGAGLRAAAQHSQMLTSMWTHIPGLKVVCPATPYDAKGMLIQAIRDNDPVIFLEHKMLYGLQGDVPQELYTVPFGEASFVREGKDVTLVTYGRMLHIALEAATNLARQGIDCEVLDLRTTSPLDEDSILESVEKTGRLVVIDESNPRCSVATDISALVAQQGFAFLRAPIEMVTAPHTPVPFSDALEDLYIPNAAKIEAAVLKIADKRTAA; from the coding sequence ATGGCTCGTAAAATCAGCTATCAGCAGGCGATCAATGAAGCCTTGGCCCAGGAGATGGGCCGTGACCAGAGCGTATTTATCATCGGTCAGGATGTGGCCGGTGGCACCGGCTCCCCCGGTGAGCAAGACGCATGGGGCGGCGTGCTCGGCGTGACCAAGGGCTTGCACCCGCAATTTCCCGGGCGCGTGCTGGACGCGCCGTTGTCCGAAGTCGGCTACGTCGGTATGGCCGTAGGCGCCGCCACCCGAGGCATGCGCCCGGTCTGTGAATTGATGTTCGTCGACTTCATCGGCTGCTGCCTGGACCAATTGCTCAACCAGGCTGCCAAATTCCGCTATATGTTCGGTGGTAAAACCACCACACCGCTGGTGATCCGTGCGATGTACGGCGCCGGCTTGCGCGCGGCTGCCCAGCATTCGCAAATGCTCACCTCTATGTGGACGCATATCCCCGGCCTGAAAGTGGTATGCCCGGCCACGCCCTATGACGCCAAGGGCATGTTGATCCAGGCGATCCGCGACAATGACCCGGTGATTTTCCTTGAGCACAAAATGCTCTACGGCTTGCAGGGCGATGTGCCGCAAGAGCTGTACACGGTGCCATTCGGCGAAGCCAGTTTTGTGCGTGAGGGCAAAGATGTAACGCTGGTCACCTACGGGCGCATGCTGCATATCGCTCTTGAGGCCGCGACCAACCTGGCGCGCCAGGGTATCGACTGCGAAGTGCTGGACTTGCGCACCACCAGCCCGCTGGATGAAGACAGCATTCTAGAAAGTGTCGAGAAAACCGGGCGCCTGGTAGTGATCGACGAATCCAACCCACGCTGTTCTGTCGCTACCGACATCAGTGCCTTGGTGGCCCAGCAGGGATTCGCTTTTCTGCGCGCCCCCATCGAAATGGTCACCGCCCCGCACACACCCGTGCCGTTTTCCGATGCGCTGGAAGACCTGTACATCCCCAACGCCGCGAAGATCGAAGCCGCCGTGTTGAAAATCGCCGACAAGAGGACCGCCGCATGA